TTACTCCTTCGGAATATCTTGTGATAAGTAAAGAAACGGTTATAACTGAATTACACAACATTACATCCCGATTGCTGATAAGGTCATTACCGACACTTAGCAACAGCGGCGATGACGTGCTTGTTTCCGATTTATACGGCAGAACAATCGATAGTGTAAAGTACCTTCCGTCGTGGGGCGGAAATTCCGGAGGAAGATCGCTGGAAAGAAAATCCGCTGACACAATTGCTCTGAATCAGAGTAACTGGGGATCGTCGACGAGTATAAAAAGATCTACTCCTGGGAGGGTCAACTCAATTTCGGAAAAGGAATTTGATCTGGAAATCTATTCTGTTATTACAGTGAATCAATTTGCCGAAATCGGCAAGGATTTTAATTTTACCGTTTGGATAAAGAATTCCGGAAATGCGGGTGCGGTAAATTTCAATCTCATATTATTCCGCGATAAGAATTTCAACCGGATCGGAGAAGCTGACGAATTGATCTCTTCCACATCGATTGAATCTCTTGAATCAGACCACTCAAAATCCATTCAATTAATTTGTAATGACTTCGAAACAGGTTCGAATCAGTTTATAGTTTTTCTTGATTATCCTGTAGATCAGTTTACGGAGAATAATTCATTCGTCTTCAATATTAATGGCGTTGAGTTAAATGAGGTGAGGGGAGATATTGTTATAAACGAAATTATGTACGCACCTCATTCCCCTGAGCCGGAATGGATCGAGATTTTTAACAGAAGCAGCAAAATTATTAACCTGAAAAATTACATTATCGGCGATAACTCCTCTTACATAACTATAACCGATTATGATTTTATGCTTCAGCCGGAAGAATATGCGGTTGTTTCGAAAGACAGCGTTATTTTCTCGATATACGGGAATTCGGGCAAAATAATAACCGCAGTTATTCCTTCGCTTAATGACGGCGGTGATCGGATAGTTCTTCTGGATTCTCTGGGAAGAATTATAGATTCAACTTACTACAGTCCTGTGTGGGGAGGGAGCTCGGGCAGGTCTCTCGAAAGAATTGCAGCGGAAAAATCGTCTACAGATTCTACTAACTGGAAGACAACAAAAGCGGAGAGAGGAACTCCGGGTAGAATTAATTCAATATCCAAAAAAAATTACGATATAGCGTTAATGTCAGAAAGTATTAATCCGGCCAAACCTGTTATCGGTCAGGAAGTAAGAATTAATATTCACTTCCGCAATCCGGGTAAAAACCCGGCCCGGTTTATTTGCAGGTTTTACGAAAAATTAAATAACGGAATCAAGTTGTTATTAAAAGAAGAATATATTGAAGTGCCAAGTATTGAAGATACCGGTTTTTATTTTTCTCAAATGGAATTCATTATAGAATCGCTAACAGCAAAAAGAACATTTGAATACTTTGCCGATTACAAATTGGATGAAGATACAACAAACAACCGGTATCAATTTTCCGTTATTCCCGGCTATCCAAAGAATTCGGTTGTATTGAATGAAATAATGTACAATCCTGTTAACGGTGAGCCGGAATGGATAGAGCTGTTCAACAGATCCTCCTATGATATTGATCTGGAAGGATGGTCCGTTTCAGATTTCCTGACAACACCCTTAAAAACGAAGCTTCAATCAGGCGGAATAACAGTTCCCGCCGGAACATTTTTAGTTATTTCCAAAGATTCGGTAATTAACAATTTCCATCGTTCAATTCCTTCACAGCTGCTTATCAACACATTTGCTAATCTTAATAACGATGCCGACGCGGTTATAATAAGAGATGCTAATGAAGAGACCATCGATTCTGTCAGATACGACAAATCCTGGGGCGGAGAAAACGGTAAATCCTTAGAGAGAATCAGCATAACCGGGACCTCCGGCGAACGACTCAACTGGGGTTCCTCTACAGACATTGAACTTAGCACACCGGGAAGAATCAACGGACTCGCTCCCAAAGACTATGATCTAACCATATCGGGAATTTCCATTGTACCTCTTTATGCTTCGTTTGATGAAGATGTCAGCATTGCCGCAAATGTTTTTAATAACGGCACAAAATCCGCAGATCATTTTACTGTTCAGTTCTATTTTATTACGGGTAACGACACATCATTTTATTGTAATGGAAGCGGTTCCAATTTATCCGCAAAAGATTCCGTACTTATATTATCATCAAACCGGATTAAGCTTGATAATCCCCGCCGCGTCTATTGCAAAATAATTTTTGAGAAGGATTTAGATAATCATAATAATTTTTATGTAGCGGATGTAAATTCCGGTTATGGGAGAAACACTGTTCTAATAAATGAAATTATGTATACTCCGCTTGCAGGCGAACCGGAGTGGATTGAGATTGTTAATTGCTCGTCAGAACCGGTGAATCTGAAGGGCTGGAAAATATCGGACCTGCTGCCTCTGCCAATTCCGGTCCTTATATCTTCGCAGGATGTTATTCTGAATCCCGGGAGCTATGCGGTTATAACAACAGATACTGCCAGCTTCATGTTTTATCCGCCGGAGAATTTTCTGCAGGTGAAATTCGGCTCTCTCGGTAACACATCCGAAGGGATACTAATTAATGATTTCCGCGGTGCGATAATTGATAGCATACTTTACAGTTCTAAATGGGGAGGAGCTAAAGGATTTTCGATTGAGAGAAGAGCATTCAACAAATCAGGCAGCGACAGCACAAACTGGATGACTTCAATCAACCGGTTCGGTGCTACCCCCGGTTTCCGGAATTCAGTAACAGAAATTCCTGAACTCGCACGTGGCGCACTCGTGATTAACGAAATTATGTTCGATCCGGCTGAAGGTAATTGCGAGTTCATTGAACTGCTTAATACTACACTAGATACAGTCCAGGCGGGGGGGATGAATTTGTTGATCGGTCCGGATAAAAAAATTCCGCTTTCACAATGTTATTTAAATCTGGCCCCGGGGCGATTTCTTGTATTTGCCCGCGATTCAACAATAGAAAAAAATTACAGCTTCGCATATGAAAGCAATTTCATTATTAACAGTTCGCTAGGTTTATCCAACGATGGATCTTATTTAGTTTTGATAGACGCGCACCACAAAGTAATAGATTCCGTCAATTATAATTCCGGCTGGCATAACAGGAATATAACATCAACGAAAAACCGTTCGCTTGAAAGACTCAATCCTTATCTTGATTCAAATGACCGGTCGAACTGGAGTTCTTCAGTTGCCCCGGAGGGAGCGACTCCGGGTAAAGAAAATTCAGTTTTTGCGGAAACAATCGCTTCGGAGACAAATGTAAAATTGATTCCAAATCCATTTTCACCGGACAGCGATGGCCACGAAGATTTTACGACTATCAACTTTAACCTCTCACGTAAGCTCGCCCAGGTTCGCATTTGTGTTTACGATAGCAGAGGCAGGAAAGTCCGGACTCTAAATAATAACAATCCTGCCGGTCCGAATAATTCCCTGATTTTTGACGGGATGGATGAAAACGGGCGACCTCTTAGAATAGGAATTTATATATTGCTGATCGAAATTGTAACCGATTCGGGTGAAACAGAAAAAATTAAAACTCCCGTGGTAATAGCCAGAAAACTCTAACCAACAATAGATAATTATATGAACACAGAACAATTAATCGATCAATTTCTTAAACAGAAGAGAATTGCGGTTGCAGGAATTTCAAGGAATCCTCAGGGTGCCGTAGGAAACCTTGTATACAAAAAATTCAAGAATGCAGGATACGAAGTGTTTGCAATCAATCCGAAAGCAGACGAGATAGAAGGAGAAAAATGCTATCGGACATTGAAAGATGTCCCGGGAAAACCGGATGCAGTTTTTCTCTCAACGCATCCCGACCAGTCGTTGAATGTTGTAAAAGAGTGCGCCGGACTGGGAATTAAAAACGTATGGTTTCACCGTTCTTTCGGAAAAGGGAGCTATAATGAAGCGGCTGAAAAATTCTGCCGCGATAATGGAATTGATCCAATTATCTACGGATGCCCGATGATGTACATTGCTCCTGTAGATTTCGGGCATAAGTGCATTAGGTTCTTTATGAAGGTAGGCGGAAAGCTTAAGTAAAATTACAAACCCCGATAACCGAATAGTTATCGGGGTTTGTTGTAACGGATCATTCGTATTTTATTACATGCACATGTGTATCAGAAGCTACGTATGCAAAACCACTCTTTAGCGTAATAGCATTAGCACTTCCAGCTAGAGCAATTTCTTTAATAATCTTTGGATTCTTAACGTCAGTTATATCTACAATCATGAAATCACGGTTTCCGGCAGCAAGAAATGCGTAATATTTTTCTTCCGGGGAAGTTTTATATAAAATTTCAACATCCTCTATATAACTCGGAATAGCAAGACTGGATTGAATTTGAGGGCTCTGCAAAGCACTTCCAATGGGAGAGATAATATAAATTCCGTTTTCAGAAGCCACACAGACTCTTCCATAATTTCCCGCAACCGCCTTTAAATATCCGCTCGTCGTAAGCGAATTTTTGGGCTGTGTTGATGAGTTTATCATGTTGGTTTGTGAAATGTCGTAAAATTTTATTTTACCGTTATAATCGGCAACAACCAGCTCCCCGCCTCCGGAAATACAAACAGCATTGGAGTTTGCCGCTTCATCTATCGAAGTTTGTAAAATCGGATTATCGATTGATACGATGTTGTACATTCTTACACCGCGGCTTAATTGTGAGGCAATGTAAAGCCGGTTCCCGAAAACAGTAACATCCTTATAAAATCCGCCCGGTATATAGGATCTTTGCTGAGGGAGGAAACTATTATTTCCCGGTGCAATATTATAAATATATAATCCGTGCCCGCCGCATGCGGCGTACAAATAATCCGGAGCCGAGTGGTTAACGAACAGATCGTTCACTGTGGTTAATGGAATTCTGTTCTGAAGTATCGGAATTCCGGAATCGATAACATGATAAACTGAAAGATTAGTTGCGTCGCCGACATAGAGGGTGCCGTTAAAAGTTGCGTTCGGGGAAACGGCAATCGCTTCGGCTGAATTGAATCCGTCCAGGGAAGCAACAACCTTAGCATTTGCGAACGGATTATCGCTTGTTGTTGGATTGGAAGGATTGTTATCGTCGTCTTTGTTTTCGTCGCATCCAAATACACATAGAAAAATCAGAGTTATTGAAAGGGCGAGTTTAATATAGGATTTCATAATAATTGCTCCGCTCAACAGAAAAAATATTTAATTACAAACCCCCTGATTAAAATTAGAGATTATAAGAGACTGCTACAAGCGGAATTTAGTGAGCCTAATCAATCGCTCCGGCAAAAATTAAAGATCCGATTAATCTTTCTATTTTACTTTTTTAGACCCCGTGGTTATTTTGCAATCCAGGTTTCTGATACTTAAAAAGGTTCTATTGATCAATCTCAGTGAAATAAAATCCGCCTGGAGAATCAGTCTCTCCGATTCCAGTTTCCGTACCCGCTTTTTTATTACGGCAGCAGTTTTAATCTTCGTACTTCTGAGTCTAGCCCGTTTTCTTGATTACAATGAGGAGCTATCAGGATTTGCTTTTAAAGATCCGCTATTGAGCTTATTCGAACCGATCGACTTGACCTGGTTTACATTCGGACTTATCTATATATCGCTTATTGTTGCGCTTGTATCAATCTCACATTACCCGGAAAATCTTTTAATAGCACTTCAGTCATACAGCCTTGTTTTCTTTTTCCGGCTTTGTACAATTTTTCTTTTACCTCTGGACGAACCGTCATCTACTATATCCCTAACCGATCCTTTCGTAGAGTTTTTCGGCGGTGGTGAGACTCTTCACCGCGACCTTTTCTTTTCCGGTCATACAGCAACAATGTTCATTTTTTACCTTACCAGCGTCAATAAGACGATGCGAAAAATATTTCTTTTTGCTACGGTTCTTGTTGCTATTGCCGTACTTATCCAGCATGTTCATTATACAATCGACGTGGTTGCCGCTCCGTTTTTTGCTTATACCTCCTACAGAATCGCTCTTTTGATTTCGTCTGGGAAAAAAATCTTTTAAAACAGGGAATTATTTTACAGGTATCAACGTTTTGTAATCATCAGAATTTAAGAATTAATATGGTTTCAGAAGCAATATACCTTCATTATCTCGATTCCCTCTTAAAAGGGGATAAAAACCAATGCCTTCAGATAGTCTCCAATCTGATTAAAAGCAATGTTCCCCTTAAGGAAATTTATATTCAATTATTCCAGCGCTCTATGTATCGGGTCGGTCAGATGTGGGAAAAAGAACGATGTACTATTGCCGATGAACATATTGCAACCAAGATTACCGAATCGCTTATTGAATCGATTACATCTCAATTTATGAACGGTCACCACCTTGATAAACTTGTAGTTATTACATGTATCGATAAAGAATTTCACGAACTGGGAGCTAGAATGGTGGCTGGATTTTTTGAAGTTAGCGGATGGAAAACTCTCTACCTCGGATCTAATACACCTCAATCGACGCTTATCGATCTTATAAAGGAAAAAAAACCGGATCTCCTCGGCATCTCAAATAATTTTTATATCAATATTTCCCGCCTCATAAAATTGATAGAACAGATCAGAATCGTTGCACCGGATTTGCAGTTGCTTGTTGGCGGACAGGCTCTGTCAGGCGGACAGTCGGAAATACTGAGTAAATATCCTAATGTAAAATATATTGCTTCGCTTGACGAACTTGAAGAGTATATTTCCTATCAAAGCGCACTCTGACAATTCCGGTTTTTATACTGGAAATTAATTTCATTATTTTTCACAAGTATTATTTTTATCCATCCGGAGAATATATGAAACGTGCTTTATCACTCTTCAGTATAATAATTATTATAATAATGACGGGTTGCTCAACTGGCGAACGGGAAATAAAAGATATAATAAAACCGGTAAACCTGATTGCCGGCAGAACCGACTCCCTTCTTATTTCAGATCTTTTTTATGCCGAACATTATCAACCAGTCTTTTTGCAAAATAATAATGTGAAAGCAACATATAGTTCCGGAAGCGGGATGGTCTACTTTGCCGCAGCAGAAAATTTTTCAGGAATGACACTGGTCGATTTTGAATTTGATGACCGGGTCTATTCGATTCCGGTGAGGTCAAGAATTCAGCAGAAGTACAGGTTTTCTTATAAGCCGTTAAAGGAATATAAGGTTTTAAATCTGTTCGGAAGTTTCAACGGATGGGACCGCGGAAATCTGCCGATGAATGACAATGACGGCGACGGAATTTATGAAACCGAAATTCCTCTTGAACCGGGCCGGTATCAATACAAGTTTTTCGGCGACGGGGAGGAACTGATCGATCCGCTCAATAATGTAAGGGTTCCTAACGGCATGGGCGATTTTAATTCTGTTTATACTGTTGATGAAAGCGGTGAGAAAAAAGTGTTTCTTCACATTAACGGTTATAGTGAATCAGGCGGCAAAGGGATGTTCCTCTTTGTTTATGAAAGTGCATCGGAAGGAAAAAATCTTTCTTCCGAAAATGTAATTGGGCTTCTCAACAATCAAAAATTGACTGAAGGAGAAATTGAACTTAACGGCTGGAATATTAAGCTTACAATTGATATCGAAAAATTACGGAACGCTCAACTTCTTAGAGTTGCTGTTTCGGAAAATGGAAATGTTTCGAATTTACAGTCGGTATTTCTTGTGGATGGTAAACCGGCTCCGGGAAACAACAAGTTCTTGTGGAACGACGCAATAATCTATTCCCTTATGATTGACCGTTTTAACGATGGGGATGAAACTTTAAACGATCCTATTCTTCACGATTCCCTTTCGATGAAAGCGAATTATATGGGAGGCGATTTTAAAGGAATTATCAACAAGCTGAACGAAGGATATTTCGACTCACTGGGAATCAACACGATCTGGCTTTCGCCTGTATACGATAATCCGAATACCGCGTATAAAGAAGCGCCCGCGCCGAGGCGGTGGTTCTCGGGCTATCACGGTTACTGGCCTGTTAGTTCAACAACAACCGAGGAGAAGTTCGGCACTATTAAACAATTAAAAGAACTCGTAGCCATTGCCAAATCGAAAGGAATTAAAATACTTCTTGATGTCGTTGCCAACCATGTTCACGAAAATCATCCGCTTGTAAAAGAAAAACCGGATTGGTTCGGAGAGCTTAAACTTCCGGACAGAAGGCTGAATCTCCGCTTGTGGGATGAGTTCCGGCTGACTACCTGGTTCGAACCCTATCTTCCGAAATTCAACTATGTTAAGTCGGAAGAGGCAATTGATTTTATGGCATCGAACACAATATGGTGGATGAAGGAAACGGGAGCCGACGGATTCCGGCAGGATGCCGTTAAACATATGCCCAATCAGTTCTGGCGGGAGCTTACAAGAAGGATTAAAAACGAAATTGAAATCCCGGAAAACAAAAAAGTTTATCAGATCGGCGAAACATTCGGCAGTTACGAACTGATAAGCTCTTATGTAAACAACGGGCAATTAACCGCGCAGTTCAATTTTAATGTTTATGATGTGGCCCTTCCAACGTTTCTTGATGATAATATTTCCTTTACATCGCTCGATTCAGAAATTAAAAAATCTTTCCTCGTTTACGGCGAGAACAATTTAATGGGAAATATTATGGACAGCCACGATAAAAACCGTTTCATGGCATTTGCCGACGGAGATCTCGAAGCTACTCAATGGAGCGCGATTGAAGAGGGCTGGAATAATCCGCCTGAAGTTGATAACCCGGATAATTATGAAAAAGCAAAATTATATTATGCTTATATGAATGCGATTCCCGGCCTTCCGGTAATTTACTACGGAAGCGAGTTCGGAATGACGGGTGCTTCCGACCCTGATAACAGGAGAATGATGAGATTCGGCGAACAGCTAAGTATTCACGAAAGCAAAATGCTGAATGATGTAAGAAGAATTATTAATATCAGAAAAAATCATTCCGCTCTCCGGTACGGCGATTTTTATACTCTGGCGTCAGATGAAAATATCTATGCATTTATCCGGTCCGATTTGAATGAAAGAGTCCTGGTGATCTTAAATAAAAGTAATAAGGGACAGAATATTCAACTGAAGATCCCCGATCATTATAATGTACAATCAACTGAAGATCTGGTTTCGGGTGAGAAAAAGGAAGTTGTAAACGGCACTATCACTTCAATAATACCTCCTGTAAGTTACAGGTATATTAAATTGAATTGAAAAACGAAACATCAGGTTAACCATGAAAATAGCTTTAGTGCAGCAGTCGGCGTGTGAAGATAAAAATATCAATATAGAAAAAGGCGTTAAGGCTGTCCGGTATGCTGCATCCATGGGCGCCAAAATTATCTGCTTTGCGGAACTGGCTTTCACACAATTTTATCCTCAGAAGAAGACAGCTGATAATTTTAAAAATCTTGCCGAAACCATTCCCGGCCCCACCACAAAAATATTTACCGACCTGGCAAAAGAGCTGAACGTAATCATAATTCTAAATTTATATGAAATTGAAAACGGGAATACATATGACTCCTCGCCTGTAATTAATGTTGACGGCGGAATTCTTGGAACTACAAGGATGATTCATATAACTGATTACGAGAACTTTTACGAAAAAGGATACTATACACCCGGTGATAACGGAGTAAAAGTTTATAACACGGAATTCGGTAAAATCGGAATTGCAATTTGTTACGACCGTCATTATCCGGAATATATGCGCGCACTCGCATTAGCGGGAGCGGAAATAGTTTTTATTCCCCAGGCCGGATCTGTAGGAGAATGGCCCGATGGATTGTATGAAGCCGAACTGAAAGTTGCATCGTTTCAAAACGGGTATTTTACAGCTCTCTGCAACAGGGTCGGTCAGGAGGAAAAATTAATCTTTGCCGGGGAATCGTTTGTCTCGAATCCCCACGGTAAAATAATCGCGAGGGCTGGAAGCTTAACCGATGAAATATTAATCTGCGAAATTGATCTTGCTGAAGTAGAAAATTCGCACGCAAAAAAATTATTCTTCAGGGACCGTAGGCCGGAATTATACTCAAAATGGTTTAGCCGGATTGAGTGAATTTCCGCGGAACTTCATTTTTCAATTTCATGTTATTTTTACAAAAAGGAGAAGTTTATGAAATGTCCTAACTGCAACGTTAATCTTGTAATGTCCGAAAAAAAGGGAATTGAAGTCGATTACTGTCCCGAATGCCGTGGAATCTGGCTAGATAAAGGGGAACTCGATAAAATTGTTGAAAGGTCGATTGATTTTGAGCCCCAGCAGAATATTGACAACGACTTTAACAGGAACGATTACGGCTATCAGAAAAAATATGATGACGATTATTATAAGAGAAGAAGAAAAAAATCCTTTCTTGGCGAGCTATTCGATTTTGATTAGTGTAAAAAGGGGACGCTTATAAAAAGCGTCCCCCGGTTTTTTTATTTGATCAAATAAATTTCATTCTGTCTTTCAGATAACCACTCAATACCGTCTTTTGTTACAACCACCATTTCTTCAATTGTTGCTATACCGTAATTTTCAATTGTAAGGCGCGGTTCAATTGTGAATACATTCCCCTCTTCAATTTGAAGGTAAGGCAGATTATTGTACCGCTCCCACTTCGGACCCATTAAACATCCCCCGTCGTGGCAAGCCCTGCCGACCTGGTGACCGAGGCCGTGCGGGAATTCGTCGTAACCGTTTATCTGTATGTAATTGCGGGCGACTTCGTCAATCTCCCAACCTTTTTTGCCCGGTTTCATTGCATTTGCCGAGCGGGTAATTGATTCTCTGATAACATCAAATCCTTTTTGAACTTCATCGGGTGCTTTTGTTTCGCCCGGACGCAGAACATACCAGGTTCTCTGAAGATCGGAGCAGTAACCATTCATCTTTATTCCGAAGTCCATATTAATCACATGCCCCGGTTCTATCGTTCTGTCGGTAGGGCCGGCATGAGCGCCGGCAGTATTCGGACCGGAGAATACGGAAGGGCAATAATCCTTATCCCACGCTAACTGATATCCTTTCCTGTCTACAATTTCCCGTACGAAAGAGGCGACCTGTTTTTCGGTCAATCCCGGCTTGAGAAATCTTGTAACCTCGTCGAAGATAACAAGTGTTTCTTTAATAGCCTCTTTGATATTGTTTATTTCAGACTGGGATTTTCTACCCCGGAGCGCGGCAACGATCTCTTCGGAGGAGATAAGCTTTGAGGCGTAATCGGTTCCGTTGAAATGATCCAGCAATTCGAGATATAATCCGTATGTCATTCCGTCTGCAAGACTTGAGTTGCGCGAAAAGTTGATAGCGATCTTATCGGGTTTAATATGATTGATCACTTCAAGAAATTTCTCTTTGATCGATTTTAGATACGGGTGAATGTTTTTATATGTGCCTACCTGTTTCATATTTTCAAGCTCTAGAGACCCTATAATTGCATGTGTCTCGCCAGTTCGTGTAATAATAAATGCCGACTGCCAGGTAGCATTGGTTCCAACAATCATATCCAGCATCGGGTCTTTAATATTTCCGGTCTCTCTTACGAAAGTCATCCACATATCTATCTCTTTTTCTTTAAGTATCTTAACCGCCTGGTCGATTTTTTCCAGTACTAATTCCTTGCTCATTTGTTCACCCTAATTAGTTAAAATGTATTGGTAAAAATGCCTAATCTTGATGGAAAAAGCCAAACCATAGTATCAGGAAATCGTCTAATTTCCGGGTAATTTTTTTATCCGGGATATAATTCAAGCTGCTTCAGAGATTGGAATCATGTTGGATTTATTTGCTACTTTAAGTACTGCAAGCAGAGTGAGTTAACTATTTTAATTATAATAAAGAGGTCAAAATGAAACGTCTCTGTCTCCTCATACTATTATTAATTCCTGCAATTTCATTTTCACAAATCCGTTTTGCATTCGATCCATCGCTCTCCCCCGACGGGCAAAATATCGTTTTCAGTTATGAAGGGGATATATGGACAGTTCCTTCCGTCGGCGGAACAGCATATAGACTGACGGGAATGGACGGCCTTGAAACCGGCCCGGTCTACTCGCCCGATGGAAAATGGATAGCGTTTTCCGGTACACAGGAAGGAAACCAGAATATTTATGTAATGCCCTCTGAAGGAGGAAAAATTGTACAGCTTACTTACCATAGCGCAAGTGATGCTGTGGAATCATGGAGCTGGGATTCTAAATACATTTATTTTACTTCCAACCGTTATAATTCCGGAACCACTTATAAAGTTTCTGTTGGCGGCGGGACACCGGTTCGCCTATTCGAAAATTATTTTACCTGGGCTCACAATATTTCCGAGCATCCGAAAACAGGCGAGATCTTTTTTAACGATACTTGGGAAAGCTCAAACTTCGCAAACCGTAAACGCTATAAAGGCGATTTCAATCCCGATATTAAATCATACAATCCCCAAAACGGTGAATATAAGATTCACACGACTTATATCGGAAAAGATATGTGGCCAACAATCGATATGGACGGAAATATTTATTTCGTTTCCGACCAGGCCAACGACGAATACAACCTTTACAAACTTGAAAACGGAAAAAGCAGACAGCTGACAAACTTCGGTACTTCGATTAAGCGTCCGCGGGTAAGTTATAACGGAAAAAAAATTGTTTTTACAAAAGACTATCAGATTTTTATTTATGATGTTAAATCCGGCAGCTCCAATCTGGTTGACAGCAGGATCTTCGACAACACAACTCTAAGCCTTTCCCAGGAATTTAACGTTAAGGATAAGATTACAAATTTCAATGCTTCACCGGACGGTAAAAAATTTGTATTTGTTTCGAGAGGTGTAATGTTCGTGTCGGATCTTGAAGGGAAGTTTATAAAAAAAATTAATACAGATCCGGCTGAAAGGGTAGCCGAAGCTTTATGGCTTAAAGATAACGAAACAATACTCTTTAACAGGACTGTGAAAGGATGGCTCAATCTGTTTACCGTAAAAGTTAACGGGGATCAGAAAGAAACTCAGCTTACATTCGATGGAATGAATAACCGCGAGATAAATTTTAACGACGAGAGAACTCTGGGCGTCTATTTCAGCGGAAGAAACGAGTTGAGAATGATCGACCTGACAAGTTTAAAAAGCGAAACGATTGCAAAAGACGAGTTCTGGGCCATCTATGACGCCCCCGCTCTAATTTCTCCCGACAACAAGTATATTGTTTATACGGCATACAGAAATTTTGAGCAGGATATTTTTATTTATGATATCGATAAAAAGAAGTCGACAAATATTACAAATACCGGTGTAACGGAAACAAATCCGTTCTGGTCGCCGGACGGTAAATATATATACTTCGAAACCGACCGTTTGCAACCGGGTTATCCGCGGGGAGTTCAAAACTCTGATATCTATCGAATTCCACTTCAGAAATATGACGGGGAGTTCAGATCGGACAGATTCGGGAAATTATTTACGGACGCTAAGAAAGACACGAGCAAGCCGAAAGTGGTTATCGATTTTGAAAATATAAAAGACCGATGGGAAGCCGTTGCGTCACAGACGGGAAATCAAAGGTCGGCGTTCGTTATTCAGAAAGATGATCAGACCACGCTATTATTCGTCTCTAATCATAACGGGGAAAATAATATTATATGGCAGACAACATCTAAACCGTTCGACAGGACGGAAACAAAAATTATAGAGGGAGCTAAGAG
This Melioribacteraceae bacterium DNA region includes the following protein-coding sequences:
- a CDS encoding S41 family peptidase → MKRLCLLILLLIPAISFSQIRFAFDPSLSPDGQNIVFSYEGDIWTVPSVGGTAYRLTGMDGLETGPVYSPDGKWIAFSGTQEGNQNIYVMPSEGGKIVQLTYHSASDAVESWSWDSKYIYFTSNRYNSGTTYKVSVGGGTPVRLFENYFTWAHNISEHPKTGEIFFNDTWESSNFANRKRYKGDFNPDIKSYNPQNGEYKIHTTYIGKDMWPTIDMDGNIYFVSDQANDEYNLYKLENGKSRQLTNFGTSIKRPRVSYNGKKIVFTKDYQIFIYDVKSGSSNLVDSRIFDNTTLSLSQEFNVKDKITNFNASPDGKKFVFVSRGVMFVSDLEGKFIKKINTDPAERVAEALWLKDNETILFNRTVKGWLNLFTVKVNGDQKETQLTFDGMNNREINFNDERTLGVYFSGRNELRMIDLTSLKSETIAKDEFWAIYDAPALISPDNKYIVYTAYRNFEQDIFIYDIDKKKSTNITNTGVTETNPFWSPDGKYIYFETDRLQPGYPRGVQNSDIYRIPLQKYDGEFRSDRFGKLFTDAKKDTSKPKVVIDFENIKDRWEAVASQTGNQRSAFVIQKDDQTTLLFVSNHNGENNIIWQTTSKPFDRTETKIIEGAKSGSIFISKSKNDYYLLADGKILKLDLAGSKTKAVDISFAFTKNLASEFNQMFYETWANLEENYYDDQFHGTDWHKIKEQYEKYLPGIRTRDNLRALLNDMLGELNSSHQGFSSSGEEEKVFYKNNTMGTGIVFNNNDPYKVDRIIRRSPADKLDKNIMPGDILTAVNGQQVNKAENREKYFVAPSLNEEIELLFERGKDKYTVKIHPVSSFIISNLLYDEWVDNNQKYVDDRGDKKIAYVHMKNMGTGELNNFIIEMTDELHYRDALILDLRYNTGGNVHDDVLQFLSQKPYLKWKYRGGQFTQQPNFAPSAKPIVLLINEQSLSDAEMTSAGFKELKLGTVIGTETYRWIIFTSGKSLVDGSFYRLPSWGCYTFAGDDLEMTGVKPDIYVKNTFKDKLTGNDPQLDKAIEEIKKQLK